The Candidatus Neomarinimicrobiota bacterium region GCGGGACATGAGCAAATCGGTTCCGCTTCGATAGGGGTTCAACCCGTGATTAAACCATTGAATTTCTACTGTCCTGCCCTCCGGATCCCGGGCAAAAAACCGGTAAATACGATAGGTGTCGTTAAAAACAGGCTTTTTTTCACTCCGGTCTAAAAGCCTGCCGTATAATTGATCCACTTCATCCCGGGTTTCTGTAAAAATAGTGATAATTCCCCGGGCATCTATAGTATCCCTCTGACAAAACCCAAGAAGCAGATTTCCCTTTTGAAGAATCACACAATCCGCCTGCTCCAGCCAGATTGCCATACCCAGTGTCCGTGTATAAAAAGCTATCACTTCCGCCAGTTTCATGGTTCTAAAAAAAATGATCCCATTCATGATAGCCTCCCTTCATCTGCTTCGATGAATGCATAATAATTTATTAATTCTTTAAAAATATTTATTCATGATAATTTAATAATAATCAGGGATTAGATATCCGTCTTTTCCGGCATCTTGTAAACCCCTTCCAGCATGTGATCCAGCTTTTCGGAATACAGGGGATGGTTCTTTCTGAAGGAATTTCGCTTAACCTCCCCGGAAGAGTGTATAAACTGTGACGGTCCGGTCATAATGGCCACATGGACAATCCGTCCCTGTTCATTCCGGAAAAATGCCAGATCCCCGGGTTCGGCTTCTTCAGGATCAATCGGATTATGGTTAACCCCTTTTATCTGTTGTGATGCATCCCGGGGCATGTAAATCCCTTCAATGCCAAAACAACACTGAACCAGCCCGCTGCAATCGGTTCCGTATTCCGTTTTCCCGCCCCACAGGTAGGCTGTCCCGATCATCTCTGCTGCCAGAGCCACAACCCGAGCCCGGACGGTGTGGACTGTTTCGAGCTTCTGTCCCCGCACACATCCCTGAATCCCGGACGGCAGGATCACACAATCCGGTGCATCTTCCGGTACCGGATAGCGCCCACCCATCACTGTTTCGCCAATAAACTCCCCGTTTTCGTTCATCAAACGGCCAAAGGGGAAATCCATGACTCGCTGGTGCAGCTTTTGATATCTTTGGTACGTTTTTTCTGACATTTCCAGAATGGAAAAATTT contains the following coding sequences:
- a CDS encoding C40 family peptidase yields the protein MIRIVRTTFANVYDGPSFSSQMVTQGVAWEKVELLDRKEDWLKVRLSDSYEGWMQNFSILEMSEKTYQRYQKLHQRVMDFPFGRLMNENGEFIGETVMGGRYPVPEDAPDCVILPSGIQGCVRGQKLETVHTVRARVVALAAEMIGTAYLWGGKTEYGTDCSGLVQCCFGIEGIYMPRDASQQIKGVNHNPIDPEEAEPGDLAFFRNEQGRIVHVAIMTGPSQFIHSSGEVKRNSFRKNHPLYSEKLDHMLEGVYKMPEKTDI